One window of Phalacrocorax carbo chromosome 1, bPhaCar2.1, whole genome shotgun sequence genomic DNA carries:
- the LOC135310415 gene encoding granulocyte-macrophage colony-stimulating factor receptor subunit alpha-like isoform X2, whose product METGFQGGGMNGTAIENFVCVIFNVSFMNCTWDVGRTASGDTQYFLYWKTSGLFYPATSGKEDFTECQNYTKDNCGRHTGCRFQNVTIENTKAHFQVNVSRSGQTIQSYKKMIILYEIEKLTPPLNVTVNCTEASHGCEIRWQPPRTSHVKRYDCFKYQIVIENKADPENINTTSKTERNVSGNSYIFGSFSAGKRYSVKIRATDNNCLVSRSWGEWSTPVEFENFWPPFKGEEGGRKLTLNYSRNHDLLDAPQKDLFEKNICYSTTAKRPIP is encoded by the exons ATGGAAACTGGTTTTCAGGGAGGAG GCATGAATGGGACAGCCATTGAAAATTTTGTCTGtgtcatttttaatgtttccttcATGAACTGCACTTGGGATGTGGGCAGGACTGCTTCAGGAGATACCCAATATTTCCTGTACTGGAAGACCTCAGGTCTCTTCTACCCAGCGACCTCAGG GAAAGAAGATTTCACAGAATGCCAGAATTACACCAAAGATAATTGTGGAAGGCATACAGGATGTAGATTCCAAAACGTGAcaatagaaaatacaaaagctCATTTCCAGGTAAACGTGTCTAGAAGTGGACAAACCATTCAGTCATATAAGAAGATGATTATCCTGTACGAAATtg AAAAGCTCACCCCTCCACTAAATGTCACTGTGAATTGTACAGAAGCTTCTCATGGTTGTGAAATTCGGTGGCAACCACCTCGCACAAGTCATGTGAAAAGATATGATTGTTTCAAATATCAAATTGTCATAGAAAACAAG GCTGATCCTGAGAACATCAACACGACATCTAAAACA GAAAGAAACGTCTCAGGAAACTCCTACATATTTGGGAGCTTCAGTGCAGGAAAAAGGTACAGCGTCAAAATCAGAGCGACTGACAATAATTGTTTAGTGAGCAGAAGCTGGGGAGAGTGGAGTACACCCGTAGAGTTTG AAAATTTCTGGCCTCCTTTtaaaggagaggagggagggagaaaattGACACTGAACTATAGCAGGAACCATGACCTGCTGGATGCTCCTCAA AaggatttatttgaaaaaaacatcTGCTACAGTACCACAGCCAAGAGACCCATTCCATGA
- the LOC135310415 gene encoding granulocyte-macrophage colony-stimulating factor receptor subunit alpha-like isoform X1: METGFQGGGMNGTAIENFVCVIFNVSFMNCTWDVGRTASGDTQYFLYWKTSGLFYPATSGKEDFTECQNYTKDNCGRHTGCRFQNVTIENTKAHFQVNVSRSGQTIQSYKKMIILYEIEKLTPPLNVTVNCTEASHGCEIRWQPPRTSHVKRYDCFKYQIVIENKADPENINTTSKTERNVSGNSYIFGSFSAGKRYSVKIRATDNNCLVSRSWGEWSTPVEFGKEQLRSTSSYTLFLTPVVVASLVLILCAVRIYLKKTSATVPQPRDPFHDISPIDFQTDYKNQLIKHETEEIIIEEVA; this comes from the exons ATGGAAACTGGTTTTCAGGGAGGAG GCATGAATGGGACAGCCATTGAAAATTTTGTCTGtgtcatttttaatgtttccttcATGAACTGCACTTGGGATGTGGGCAGGACTGCTTCAGGAGATACCCAATATTTCCTGTACTGGAAGACCTCAGGTCTCTTCTACCCAGCGACCTCAGG GAAAGAAGATTTCACAGAATGCCAGAATTACACCAAAGATAATTGTGGAAGGCATACAGGATGTAGATTCCAAAACGTGAcaatagaaaatacaaaagctCATTTCCAGGTAAACGTGTCTAGAAGTGGACAAACCATTCAGTCATATAAGAAGATGATTATCCTGTACGAAATtg AAAAGCTCACCCCTCCACTAAATGTCACTGTGAATTGTACAGAAGCTTCTCATGGTTGTGAAATTCGGTGGCAACCACCTCGCACAAGTCATGTGAAAAGATATGATTGTTTCAAATATCAAATTGTCATAGAAAACAAG GCTGATCCTGAGAACATCAACACGACATCTAAAACA GAAAGAAACGTCTCAGGAAACTCCTACATATTTGGGAGCTTCAGTGCAGGAAAAAGGTACAGCGTCAAAATCAGAGCGACTGACAATAATTGTTTAGTGAGCAGAAGCTGGGGAGAGTGGAGTACACCCGTAGAGTTTG gaaaagaacagCTTAGATCTACTTCATCATATACATTATTTCTGACACCAGTGGTGGTAGCAAGTCTCGTACTTATTCTCTGCGCAGT AaggatttatttgaaaaaaacatcTGCTACAGTACCACAGCCAAGAGACCCATTCCATGATATCTCTCCAATAGATTTCCAG ACAGACTATAAGAATCAATTAATAAAGcatgaaactgaagaaataattattgAAGAAGTGGCTTAA